A region from the Simiduia sp. 21SJ11W-1 genome encodes:
- a CDS encoding bifunctional 4-hydroxy-2-oxoglutarate aldolase/2-dehydro-3-deoxy-phosphogluconate aldolase: MHTAIERVVQAAPVVPVMVIEDIAHAVPLAKALVAGGLPVLEITLRTECALEAIKQIKAQVPGAIVGAGTVNTPADVDRAVAAGSEFLVSPGSTPELIDAALASGVPILPGVNSPSEVMALMARGFKYLKFFPAEAAGGVPMLKSISGPLPQVKFCPTGGVSLKNLTAYLSLPNVVCVGGSWMAPVDLMKQGDWAGIETLAREARAAAEQ; this comes from the coding sequence ATGCACACTGCAATTGAGCGCGTTGTACAAGCGGCACCGGTAGTGCCGGTGATGGTTATTGAAGATATCGCACATGCTGTGCCCTTGGCTAAAGCTTTAGTGGCCGGTGGCTTGCCGGTGCTTGAAATTACCTTGCGTACCGAGTGCGCTTTAGAAGCCATAAAGCAAATTAAAGCCCAAGTGCCTGGCGCAATTGTGGGCGCCGGTACAGTGAATACACCTGCCGATGTGGATCGCGCGGTGGCCGCTGGGTCTGAATTTCTTGTATCGCCCGGCTCAACGCCCGAATTGATTGATGCCGCGCTGGCTTCAGGCGTGCCTATTTTGCCCGGTGTAAATTCTCCCAGTGAAGTTATGGCGCTAATGGCTCGCGGATTCAAATACCTGAAGTTCTTTCCTGCCGAGGCCGCAGGTGGCGTGCCCATGCTGAAATCTATCAGTGGGCCGTTGCCGCAGGTGAAATTCTGCCCTACCGGCGGTGTAAGCCTTAAAAATCTCACGGCTTATCTTTCGCTGCCAAACGTAGTGTGCGTGGGTGGCTCCTGGATGGCTCCGGTTGATTTGATGAAGCAAGGTGATTGGGCAGGTATTGAAACCTTGGCCCGTGAGGCGCGAGCCGCCGCCGAGCAGTAA
- a CDS encoding LacI family DNA-binding transcriptional regulator produces the protein MAKATIDDVAALAGVSIKTVSRVVNREPNVRPATRDKVQQAIDKLGYHPSQSARSLASNRSFLIALLYDNPSASYVLDVQSGILAECRPAGYDLLIHPCDNADAELESQVANFVRQSRVDGVVLTPPLSDHENLVRRLMEMHIPVVVIAPAEDGIPCSSVMTNDEEAAFAMTTRLVEKGHKRIGYILGHPEHRAMGNRYQGYRKALMYQGIPVDPKLVVQGMNSFESGYYAAEKLLLMANPPSAIFASNDDMAAGAIKLAHKLGRKIPSEVAVAGFDDIPAAEQIWPGLTTVRQPIMAMAQQAAQLLLLQLKSADAPVQHQRVKSTLIQRESV, from the coding sequence GTGGCGAAAGCAACCATTGACGATGTGGCAGCACTGGCTGGTGTATCTATCAAAACCGTGTCGCGCGTGGTTAACCGTGAGCCCAATGTTCGCCCGGCCACCCGAGACAAGGTGCAGCAGGCCATTGATAAGCTGGGTTATCACCCAAGCCAGTCGGCACGAAGCCTTGCCAGCAATCGCTCTTTCCTGATTGCATTGCTTTACGATAACCCCTCGGCAAGTTACGTACTCGATGTACAAAGCGGTATTTTGGCAGAGTGCCGGCCGGCGGGTTACGACCTGCTTATTCACCCCTGTGATAACGCCGATGCCGAGCTGGAAAGCCAGGTTGCCAATTTTGTGCGGCAGTCTCGTGTGGATGGTGTGGTTTTAACACCGCCTTTATCTGATCACGAAAACCTGGTGCGCAGGCTTATGGAAATGCATATACCGGTGGTGGTTATCGCACCGGCCGAAGATGGCATTCCCTGCTCAAGCGTGATGACCAACGATGAAGAAGCCGCCTTCGCCATGACCACGCGCCTAGTGGAAAAGGGTCACAAGCGCATTGGCTATATTCTGGGGCACCCGGAGCATCGGGCCATGGGTAATCGGTACCAGGGTTATCGCAAGGCGTTAATGTACCAAGGCATACCGGTGGATCCTAAGCTTGTGGTGCAGGGTATGAACAGCTTTGAATCCGGCTATTATGCGGCGGAAAAATTGTTGCTCATGGCTAACCCGCCATCGGCAATTTTTGCCTCAAATGATGATATGGCGGCCGGGGCCATAAAGCTTGCCCACAAACTCGGGCGCAAAATTCCTTCTGAAGTGGCCGTGGCGGGGTTTGACGATATTCCTGCTGCCGAACAAATCTGGCCGGGCCTTACCACAGTGCGCCAGCCCATTATGGCCATGGCCCAGCAGGCCGCCCAATTACTGTTGCTGCAGCTGAAATCTGCTGACGCCCCCGTTCAGCACCAGCGTGTGAAATCTACGCTAATCCAGCGCGAATCTGTGTAG
- the glk gene encoding glucokinase → MSALATVNSPLAQPDVFPYVVADIGGTNARWGLVTGVDSAGNYCIESIQTFANAQHPKFEDSLAAYLESLQGVDVARVCVALAGPVLGDRIDMTNINWSFSIREVEEAFGLRKLLIVNDFTALAYATSALGEADVIRVKPGTQKNAPRAIIGPGTGLGMATLVPLAGRWLPLSGEGGHTAFAPCGEEELALCKVLQQQIGYVSKEALLSGAGIARIYAGLAEVRGLDVAAKTAADISGAAVRGDDPLAVDTLHLFCRVMGSAAADLALTVGALGGVYLGGGILPKIREFFLASQFVECFCSKAVMTHYVEDIPVFLIVADEPALIGAAALLAEHS, encoded by the coding sequence ATGAGTGCATTGGCTACCGTAAATAGCCCCTTGGCACAGCCCGATGTATTCCCCTATGTGGTAGCAGACATCGGCGGCACTAATGCGCGCTGGGGGCTGGTGACCGGCGTAGACAGTGCGGGCAACTATTGCATTGAGTCTATTCAAACCTTTGCAAATGCCCAGCACCCTAAATTTGAAGATTCGTTGGCCGCCTATTTGGAGTCGCTCCAGGGGGTAGACGTCGCGCGCGTGTGTGTTGCCTTGGCAGGCCCGGTACTGGGTGATCGCATAGACATGACCAATATCAATTGGTCGTTTTCTATTCGCGAAGTTGAAGAAGCGTTTGGCCTGCGCAAACTACTTATCGTCAACGACTTTACGGCCTTGGCCTATGCCACCAGTGCGTTAGGTGAAGCTGATGTAATTAGAGTAAAGCCAGGTACGCAAAAAAATGCCCCGCGCGCAATTATCGGCCCTGGTACCGGTTTGGGTATGGCGACATTGGTGCCATTGGCTGGCCGTTGGTTACCGCTCAGTGGTGAAGGGGGGCACACGGCATTTGCCCCCTGTGGCGAAGAAGAGCTGGCGCTGTGTAAAGTGCTGCAGCAGCAGATTGGCTACGTATCCAAAGAGGCATTGCTTTCCGGTGCTGGCATCGCGCGTATTTACGCAGGCCTCGCGGAGGTGCGTGGGTTGGATGTTGCTGCTAAAACGGCAGCCGACATCAGTGGGGCGGCCGTGCGTGGCGATGACCCCTTGGCAGTAGACACTCTGCACCTTTTTTGCCGGGTGATGGGGTCAGCCGCTGCAGACCTGGCACTTACGGTGGGCGCACTCGGTGGCGTTTACCTGGGTGGCGGCATTTTGCCAAAGATCCGCGAGTTCTTTTTGGCCAGCCAGTTTGTTGAGTGTTTCTGTAGCAAGGCGGTCATGACCCACTATGTGGAAGATATTCCGGTGTTTTTAATTGTTGCAGACGAGCCCGCGCTTATTGGCGCAGCGGCCCTGTTGGCTGAACATTCTTAA
- the gap gene encoding type I glyceraldehyde-3-phosphate dehydrogenase codes for MIKVAINGYGRIGRNTLRALYESALADQIKIVAINDLGDAKFNAHLTRYDTVHGKFAGKVEVDGNAMIINGDVIQIFSERDPKNLPWGQLGVDVVYECTGIFTSKAKAGAHIEAGAKKVIISAPAADADITVVYGVNHDKLTKDHQIISNASCTTNCLAPIAKVLNDSIGIEQGMMTTVHAYTNDQKLNDVYHSDLYRARSATQSMIPTKTGAAGAVGLVLPELNGKLDGMAVRVPTINVSLVDFNFLASRETSIEEVNTLIEQASGGAMKGVLGYNDEPLVSIDFNHNTHSSVFDSSQTKVDGKWVKVMSWYDNEWGFSNRMLDNTIALMNAK; via the coding sequence ATGATTAAGGTCGCTATTAACGGGTATGGTCGTATTGGTCGCAACACGCTACGTGCATTGTATGAAAGCGCGCTGGCAGACCAGATTAAAATTGTCGCCATTAACGATTTGGGTGATGCCAAATTCAATGCGCACTTAACGCGTTACGACACAGTGCACGGCAAATTTGCGGGCAAAGTAGAAGTAGACGGCAACGCCATGATCATCAATGGCGATGTAATCCAGATTTTTTCTGAACGCGATCCAAAGAACCTGCCTTGGGGCCAGTTAGGCGTAGATGTGGTGTACGAATGCACCGGTATCTTCACCAGCAAGGCCAAGGCCGGTGCGCACATTGAAGCGGGCGCTAAAAAGGTAATCATATCTGCACCTGCGGCAGATGCAGATATCACGGTTGTATATGGTGTAAATCACGATAAGCTCACCAAAGATCACCAGATTATTTCCAACGCCTCTTGTACCACCAACTGTTTGGCGCCAATCGCCAAGGTATTGAACGATAGCATCGGGATTGAGCAGGGCATGATGACCACCGTGCATGCTTACACCAATGATCAGAAGTTGAACGATGTGTATCACTCAGACTTGTACCGTGCGCGCAGTGCTACCCAGTCTATGATCCCAACCAAAACCGGTGCAGCAGGTGCAGTGGGCCTGGTGCTGCCGGAGCTCAATGGCAAGCTCGATGGCATGGCCGTACGCGTGCCCACCATCAACGTAAGCCTTGTAGACTTTAACTTCCTGGCCAGCCGTGAAACGAGTATCGAGGAGGTCAACACCCTAATCGAGCAAGCCAGCGGCGGCGCCATGAAAGGTGTGCTGGGCTATAACGATGAACCTCTGGTGAGCATCGATTTCAACCACAACACGCACTCCTCTGTATTTGATTCCAGCCAAACCAAGGTTGACGGCAAGTGGGTGAAGGTGATGAGCTGGTACGACAACGAGTGGGGTTTCTCAAACCGTATGCTCGACAACACCATTGCGTTGATGAACGCCAAGTAA
- the pyk gene encoding pyruvate kinase — MLRRTKIVSTLGPATDDPAVLEKLIVAGVDVVRLNFSHGQPEDHQQRADLVREFAAKHNRHVAVLGDLQGPKIRIARFKDGKIELQKGDKFFLDAELDSNAGSQEGVGIDYKELPADSRSGDVLLLDDGRVVFEVDQVVGSRILCTVSVGGVLSNNKGINRQGGGLSAPALTEKDHRDIELAAKIGVDYLAVSFPRKASDIHRARDLLVRAGGNARIVAKIERAETVNDTDCLDDIICASDAVMVARGDLGVEIGDAALIGVQKDLISRARKLNKVVITATQMMESMINSPLPTRAEVFDVANAVLDGTDAVMLSAETAAGKYPIETVEAMTRVILGAETHPKAVSSVDSFDVNLASVDQAIAISAMFAASRMQGVKAIICMTESGSTPLLMSRIRSGLPIFAFSRQPETQARVALFRGVHTIPFDNEEIPSEQVNQSAVDELKSRGIVTDGDLVVITKGDFMNVLGGTNTMKIVRVGQAVK; from the coding sequence ATGTTACGAAGAACAAAAATTGTCTCTACCCTTGGCCCGGCCACCGACGACCCGGCAGTACTTGAAAAGCTTATTGTTGCCGGCGTAGATGTAGTGCGGCTGAACTTTTCTCACGGTCAGCCAGAAGATCACCAGCAGCGCGCAGACTTGGTGCGCGAGTTTGCCGCAAAACACAATCGCCATGTGGCGGTGTTGGGTGACCTGCAAGGCCCGAAAATTCGCATTGCACGCTTTAAAGACGGCAAAATCGAGCTGCAAAAAGGCGACAAGTTCTTTTTGGATGCGGAGTTGGATTCCAATGCCGGCAGCCAAGAAGGCGTAGGTATTGACTATAAAGAGCTGCCTGCCGATTCGCGCTCTGGCGATGTATTGTTGTTGGATGACGGGCGTGTGGTGTTTGAAGTGGACCAGGTTGTGGGTTCGCGCATCCTGTGCACCGTTTCCGTTGGTGGTGTGCTTTCTAACAACAAGGGCATTAACCGCCAGGGTGGTGGTTTGTCTGCGCCTGCGCTGACTGAAAAAGACCATCGCGATATCGAATTGGCTGCAAAAATTGGTGTTGATTACCTCGCGGTATCTTTCCCCCGCAAGGCCAGCGACATCCACCGGGCCCGTGATTTACTGGTGCGCGCCGGCGGCAATGCCCGCATTGTGGCGAAAATTGAGCGTGCTGAAACTGTTAACGATACCGATTGCCTAGACGACATCATCTGCGCATCAGATGCAGTTATGGTTGCCCGGGGTGATTTGGGTGTTGAAATTGGCGATGCCGCGTTAATTGGCGTTCAGAAAGATTTGATCTCACGTGCTCGCAAGCTCAACAAGGTGGTTATTACAGCCACCCAGATGATGGAATCCATGATCAACAGCCCGCTGCCAACGCGTGCGGAAGTGTTTGATGTGGCTAACGCCGTGCTTGATGGTACCGATGCGGTGATGTTGTCTGCTGAAACGGCCGCGGGTAAGTACCCCATTGAAACCGTTGAAGCCATGACCCGCGTAATTTTAGGTGCGGAAACCCACCCCAAAGCCGTCTCATCGGTGGACTCCTTTGATGTGAATCTGGCATCGGTGGATCAGGCCATCGCCATCTCGGCAATGTTCGCGGCCAGCCGCATGCAGGGTGTAAAAGCCATCATCTGTATGACGGAGTCTGGCAGCACACCTCTGTTGATGTCGCGTATTCGCAGCGGTTTGCCAATTTTTGCCTTTAGCCGTCAGCCGGAAACCCAGGCGCGTGTTGCGCTGTTCCGCGGTGTGCACACCATCCCGTTCGATAACGAAGAAATTCCCAGCGAGCAGGTGAACCAAAGTGCCGTGGATGAGCTGAAGAGCCGCGGCATTGTGACTGATGGTGATCTGGTGGTAATTACCAAGGGCGATTTTATGAACGTTCTGGGTGGTACCAATACCATGAAAATTGTACGGGTTGGGCAGGCTGTTAAATAA
- the pgl gene encoding 6-phosphogluconolactonase — MINEHFFETREALLAQLQSDMQAQIDAVLAAEGAASLLLSGGSTPGPVYESLGQALDQRVQVALVDDRWVDVGHKGSNEALLKRCFPNHAVTGMKTADEKPQAATQEVNARYAELKQPFALTLLGMGPDGHTASLFPYAEGLDAAMGEAAPTCCAITATQSEVTGPLVDRMTLSLPAIINSKKLVLLITGEDKLAVYQQAKTATDHKATPVAAVLQQARVDVDVYWAK; from the coding sequence GTGATTAACGAACACTTTTTTGAAACACGCGAAGCGCTGCTGGCGCAGCTTCAGTCAGATATGCAGGCGCAAATAGATGCCGTTTTGGCCGCCGAGGGCGCGGCAAGCCTGCTGCTTTCGGGCGGCAGTACACCTGGGCCCGTGTATGAGTCTTTAGGGCAAGCTCTGGATCAACGCGTGCAAGTTGCGTTGGTGGATGATCGCTGGGTAGATGTGGGTCACAAGGGGAGCAATGAAGCGTTGCTCAAGCGCTGTTTCCCCAACCACGCAGTCACCGGCATGAAAACCGCCGATGAAAAACCGCAGGCGGCCACGCAAGAAGTAAATGCACGTTATGCCGAATTGAAACAACCATTTGCGCTCACGTTGCTGGGCATGGGGCCAGATGGTCACACAGCTTCGCTATTTCCCTATGCTGAGGGTTTAGATGCCGCCATGGGCGAGGCCGCGCCAACTTGCTGTGCAATTACTGCCACCCAATCCGAAGTGACAGGCCCCTTGGTAGATCGTATGACCTTGAGCCTGCCTGCCATTATTAATAGCAAAAAGCTCGTGCTGTTAATTACCGGTGAAGACAAGTTGGCGGTGTATCAGCAGGCTAAAACTGCCACAGATCACAAGGCCACACCTGTTGCTGCAGTGCTGCAGCAAGCGCGGGTTGATGTAGATGTTTACTGGGCCAAGTAG
- the zwf gene encoding glucose-6-phosphate dehydrogenase, with translation MQATDWVIFGGTGDLSIRKLMPALYRCEGEGRMIEGSRVLATCRGNVTQEEFVAKVKAGLQKFLTAGEFEEATWRAFAERLLIVNVDLSDVETWADMTAMLLESDAIPVYYLAIPPSLFGGVCATLSSLGLVSDQARVIVEKPLGYDQQSAEAINGEIGRYFNESQVYRIDHYLGKESVQNLLALRFANRMFENIWDANSIDHVQITLAESVGVEGRGGFYDGAGAMRDMVQNHLLQLLCFVAMDPPNALDADSVRSEKIKVLRSLRKIDGKDIGKHTVRAQYVDGEVGGNPVDSYVGDLGKPSRTETFVAIRAFVDNWRWKGVPFYLRTGKRMSGRYAEMVIQFKPVTHPLFGQEQNNQLVIRLQPEEHIYINLMSKDIASADVKLRPIEFEIDLAAECNAPVADAYKRLMLDAMAGNGTLFVHRDEVDHAWRWADPIIAGWKKNLTPLSYYAAGSNGPEAAEQLIAEDNRKWHVQD, from the coding sequence TTGCAAGCAACAGATTGGGTAATTTTTGGCGGTACGGGTGATCTTTCTATCCGTAAACTAATGCCTGCCTTGTATCGCTGTGAAGGCGAGGGCCGCATGATTGAAGGCTCGCGCGTTTTGGCTACCTGCCGTGGCAACGTGACGCAAGAAGAGTTTGTTGCCAAGGTAAAGGCCGGTTTGCAGAAGTTTCTTACTGCTGGCGAGTTTGAAGAGGCCACTTGGCGCGCCTTTGCCGAACGTCTGTTGATCGTCAACGTAGACCTAAGCGATGTAGAAACCTGGGCCGATATGACGGCCATGCTGCTGGAATCAGACGCCATTCCCGTTTATTACCTGGCCATTCCGCCAAGCCTGTTTGGTGGCGTATGCGCGACCTTGTCGTCGCTGGGGCTGGTGAGCGACCAAGCGCGTGTGATTGTGGAAAAACCGTTGGGTTACGACCAACAATCTGCCGAAGCCATTAATGGTGAAATCGGTCGCTATTTCAACGAATCTCAGGTGTATCGCATTGACCACTACCTGGGTAAAGAATCTGTTCAAAATCTGTTGGCCCTGCGCTTTGCCAACCGGATGTTTGAAAACATCTGGGATGCCAACTCCATAGACCACGTACAAATCACACTGGCCGAATCTGTGGGTGTGGAAGGCCGTGGCGGTTTCTATGATGGCGCTGGAGCCATGCGCGATATGGTGCAAAACCATTTGCTGCAATTGCTGTGTTTTGTGGCCATGGATCCGCCCAATGCACTGGATGCAGACAGCGTGCGGAGTGAAAAAATCAAGGTGTTGCGCTCGCTGCGCAAAATTGATGGCAAGGATATCGGCAAGCACACGGTGCGCGCTCAATATGTGGATGGCGAAGTGGGTGGCAACCCGGTAGACAGCTACGTGGGCGACCTGGGTAAGCCCAGCCGCACTGAAACCTTTGTTGCTATTCGCGCATTTGTTGATAACTGGCGCTGGAAGGGCGTGCCTTTTTACCTTCGCACCGGTAAGCGCATGAGTGGCCGTTATGCTGAAATGGTGATTCAGTTCAAGCCGGTTACTCACCCACTATTTGGGCAGGAGCAGAATAACCAGCTGGTTATTCGCCTGCAGCCTGAAGAGCACATTTACATCAATTTAATGAGCAAAGACATTGCCAGTGCCGATGTAAAGCTGCGCCCCATTGAGTTTGAAATTGATCTGGCCGCCGAGTGCAATGCGCCGGTTGCCGATGCCTACAAGCGGTTGATGCTGGATGCCATGGCCGGTAACGGCACCTTATTTGTACACCGTGATGAGGTGGATCACGCATGGCGCTGGGCAGATCCTATTATCGCCGGCTGGAAGAAAAATCTAACGCCTTTGTCTTATTACGCCGCTGGCAGCAACGGGCCGGAAGCAGCCGAGCAGTTAATAGCCGAAGACAACCGTAAATGGCATGTACAGGATTAA
- the edd gene encoding phosphogluconate dehydratase — MSEFPKVELNAVVAQVTETIRERSKASRADYLARMGAQAEQGPHRKTLPCGNLAHGFAACGTTDKELLSQSDVPNIAIVSSYNDMLSAHQPFEDTPKQIKKVIAEAGGVAQFAGGVPAMCDGITQGMAGMELSLFSRDVIAMSTAIALSHNMFDGALCLGVCDKIVPGLLIGALSFGHLPMIFVPAGPMPSGLPNDEKARVRQLFAQGKVGREELLAAESASYHSPGTCTFYGTANSNQLLMEIMGLHLPGASFVNPNTPLRDALTAAASEQVLKLVKSGDDYRPLAQVVDEKAIVNAVIGLLATGGSTNHTMHLVAMAAAAGIQLTWDDFSALSGVVPSLTKIYPNGVADINHFQAAGGMAFLISTLLDAGLLHEDVLTTSTKSGMNAYREEPQLRDGKLQWVPGPAESHDTSVLRPATDPFAADGGLKVMKGNLGRAVIKTSAVKAEYRVQQAPAIIFHSQAEFIEAFQRGELEKDFIAVLRYQGPKANGMPELHKLVPILGSLQDKGFKVGLVTDGRMSGASGKVAAAIHVTPEAADGGLIGKVQNGDVIRLDGEQGTLDVLVDEAEFASRISTMPDLSGNQYGCGRELFAALRSQVTGAAFGARSFDFDVDEGKQ, encoded by the coding sequence ATGTCAGAATTTCCTAAAGTTGAGCTCAATGCAGTGGTCGCTCAAGTTACCGAAACCATCCGCGAACGCAGTAAAGCCAGCCGCGCCGATTACCTTGCGCGCATGGGCGCGCAAGCAGAGCAAGGCCCACACCGCAAAACCCTGCCCTGTGGCAACTTGGCTCACGGTTTTGCTGCCTGCGGCACCACGGATAAAGAGCTGTTGTCGCAATCGGATGTGCCTAATATCGCCATTGTGTCTTCGTATAACGATATGTTGTCGGCGCACCAGCCCTTTGAGGATACGCCAAAGCAAATCAAAAAAGTGATTGCCGAGGCAGGTGGGGTGGCGCAGTTTGCCGGCGGTGTACCCGCTATGTGCGATGGCATTACCCAGGGCATGGCGGGCATGGAGCTTTCGCTTTTTTCTCGTGATGTGATTGCAATGTCTACTGCCATCGCGCTTTCGCACAATATGTTTGATGGCGCGCTGTGTTTGGGTGTGTGCGACAAGATTGTTCCCGGTTTGCTGATTGGTGCATTGTCTTTCGGGCACTTGCCAATGATTTTTGTGCCCGCAGGCCCTATGCCTTCCGGCTTGCCTAATGATGAAAAAGCCCGCGTGCGCCAGCTGTTTGCGCAAGGCAAAGTGGGGCGTGAAGAGTTGCTGGCTGCAGAAAGTGCCAGCTATCACTCGCCCGGCACCTGCACCTTTTATGGCACCGCTAACTCCAACCAGTTGTTAATGGAAATTATGGGCCTGCACTTGCCTGGTGCTTCGTTTGTAAACCCCAACACGCCGCTGCGTGATGCGTTAACTGCCGCCGCCAGCGAGCAAGTGTTGAAGCTTGTGAAAAGTGGCGATGACTATCGCCCGCTCGCGCAAGTGGTAGATGAAAAAGCCATTGTCAATGCTGTTATCGGCTTGCTGGCAACCGGTGGCTCTACCAACCACACCATGCATTTGGTTGCAATGGCTGCCGCCGCTGGTATTCAGCTGACTTGGGATGACTTCTCGGCGCTTTCAGGTGTGGTGCCGTCGCTCACAAAAATTTACCCCAATGGCGTGGCAGACATTAACCATTTCCAGGCCGCTGGTGGCATGGCGTTTTTGATTTCTACTTTGTTAGATGCAGGCTTGTTGCACGAAGACGTGCTCACAACCTCCACGAAATCCGGTATGAATGCCTACCGTGAAGAACCGCAGTTGCGCGACGGAAAGTTGCAGTGGGTGCCAGGCCCTGCCGAATCGCACGATACAAGTGTTCTGCGCCCGGCCACAGACCCCTTTGCCGCCGATGGTGGCTTGAAGGTGATGAAAGGCAACCTCGGCCGCGCAGTGATTAAAACCTCAGCCGTGAAGGCCGAGTACCGCGTGCAACAAGCACCGGCCATTATTTTCCACAGCCAGGCGGAATTTATTGAAGCCTTCCAGCGTGGAGAGCTTGAAAAGGATTTCATTGCGGTACTGCGCTACCAGGGGCCAAAGGCCAATGGTATGCCAGAGCTGCATAAGCTCGTTCCCATTCTGGGTAGCTTGCAAGACAAGGGCTTTAAAGTGGGCCTGGTAACTGATGGCCGCATGAGTGGCGCATCGGGCAAGGTGGCAGCGGCTATTCACGTAACACCCGAGGCGGCCGATGGCGGCCTTATTGGCAAGGTGCAAAACGGTGATGTGATTCGCCTGGATGGTGAACAAGGTACGCTCGATGTGCTGGTAGATGAGGCAGAGTTTGCCTCGCGCATTAGCACTATGCCTGATTTAAGTGGCAACCAGTACGGGTGTGGGCGCGAGCTGTTTGCAGCGCTGCGCTCACAGGTAACTGGCGCCGCCTTCGGCGCGCGCAGTTTCGACTTTGATGTAGACGAGGGCAAGCAATGA